The Silurus meridionalis isolate SWU-2019-XX chromosome 6, ASM1480568v1, whole genome shotgun sequence genome contains the following window.
AAGAACACAGTGGCAGGAACTTTTGATTTATTGATTCAGACAGTGCAGTGCTTTTAGGCAAATATTGTTTCGAAGTCAATCGTTTCATAGATATGACAAGGTGAGATTTATTACCTTCCTGCTTCACATGTGGCAAGCAGCTAATACAACTTATCCCACACACAGACTTTAGAACTTCAGTAAGATCACTGAGTGAAACTGAGGTGAAGCAGGAATTGATGAGCATTGATGCAATTTAAGTTCTCATGTTCTGTGTACTTGTGTTTCTCTAATAGACGCACTGTGCCACTGATTCATCCGCAGTCCTGGCACGTAGTAAAGTTATCAGAAGCATCTCCTGTGCCTGGCTCAGCAGGCAGTTCAGACGGCCCACTGGCCATGCAGCTCCACCCTACACCCTTCAGTGTACCGTGGCACTCTGGGGGTGACAGGTAAGGATCTATAAACATTTATGACTTATTATATGGACACCGAGATCTGAGAAAGgaccttatttctttttttcattgtagGCAAGAGGCAACATAATAAATTTTTCATATGCTATATCTTTGAATGATTGTGACTTGACTGAATGGTGGCAACTTGATTTGGTTTCATTGTGTGTGCAAAGGCATTTTACTTGGCAACTATGACTATGTAAAGATAGATGTTATCATGAAACCAGGAAATCTCAAGTTTTTATATCAACACAAAGCTTATCATAGTGCTTAGGATTTAGCCTTTTCTTACAGAATTGTGTCAATTTAATCAATTCTGATTATTCCAATTCCAAGTAGTCTAAATAATGTTTGGTTTATTATGCATGTTTTTGAATTATAcagaattaaatatatttatttatttatatagaatcaAATGTGCGATTGGAGACAATGTGCGAGTGTATCTGGGCTTTTTTCCTAATCAAATTTTCTGTCATTATACTAATGACTGGAAAAGTTGTTTGTTATTCAGAATCAAGTGAATTTAATCTTAACTATTAAGATCCCACACATTCTGTTTTCAAATTTCACTTTAAACATATCTCTGGTGAAGAAGACATAGCAAAAgaaaattgtcattttaataatctaatgttaataatatgattaaatgAGATTTAATATTCTGTTTTAGAAGCACTTATCAAATTAGCTAGAAGGCACCTAACTTTACATCACAGCAATGTGGAATTGTTACATGCACCTTTGCTTGTAAAACTTTCCATTAGAGTAATCCCCCACTTTACTGCGGTTCGAATCTCACACCCCCGGTTTatcacggaattgcatttgccacataactaatttgtttagctgatttcagatagaccaaaaaacgtaGGAAATAGTTTTCAtgcagttttatgttgaaataatgacatttcgTAATAGAagtataattattcattagaaaatgaagtaaaatgttaatacagtacagtactgtatacataaaatactgtatatcatacATTCACACAAAAGACAAAGAACATGCAGTGTTGTTTATAAAAGTGTGGTGTGAGGATACTGAAATATATACATAGTGAATTGTTTTTTGTGGAGTTTATTCTGAAATAAGgtaatttattgaaaaatcataattattaattataaaatgaagtaaaagtaTACCTAAAATACAGTACAGCATATATCCTGCATTTACACAAGAGACAAAGAACATGTTGTTTATACGAAAATCTCGGTTCCGGATGCTGCAAACATtatttggggtggcgtccgttatttttatatttttggggtggcgtccgtttattgtgtttttttgtttatcatgggcggttttggaacgtaacagGGATTACTGTAATTTGGTAactatttacatgttttttgtaGTCTCTGTGGAAAAACAGTGCATTTGAAGTGTGGTGGAATGTTCTCAAGTATTTAAGTACTATATAGCTACTGATGATGATCATGGTGGGATTTCCTTTTTGGAAACttaatttcctttctttttggTGCTGCCTCTGGTACAtgaacaaaaatagaaaaagattgTCTTCCAGATGCCCTGGTTATATGCAATCTATTGTTATTTGCTATATTTCCAGTTTCCACTATTGCTAtattcaaaagaaaataatttttgcaGTTATACAATGTGTATGTATGATAAATAACTCATTTTTCTCTTGACATTTCTACCTAGTGAGCTGTCCATGCCATTGGGCCACCTCTCCCGGCACTACAGTACAGACCGTAGCAGCTCTGTGGGGAGTATGGAGAGTCTGGAAAACCCTCCAAGTCAGGGATACTACGAAAGCCAGATCTCTCCCATTGACCCTGtaatctttaataataaacgtgaCTCAGCTTATAGCTCTTTCTCTGCAAGCTCAAATACATCTGACTACACGGTATCTCTGCGAACTGAGGAAAACAGCTCTATGGACAGCCTCCTCCAGGGCTTTGGCCCCTCCTGCAGGTTTTCAGAGGGACATCCAAATTCTGTGGCTAGTGGCCAAGAAGAATTTCATTGTGAAGTGGGGATCCTCAAGTCTGGGACTCTGCCTCATAAGTCTGAGCCTAAAATACGTCCATCATCCTATAGCTATGAAGAAGACAAATGTGGGCCTCCACAACCTCCCACGAGGAAGGATAGTTTTAGGGCTACCAGAGGCTTACCAGAGGGGTTGGATAAACGATGTTTGTCTGCTCCAATCGGTGTGTCAAATTTGACTTGCTGCACTATCGAAGACCCTCCTCACCTTCGCAAGGCATTGAatgggagtgtgtgtttgaatggtCAAGAAAATGACCAGGACTTGAAGGGAAACAAAGCAGAACCTTATTACACCATAAATTCTGAAAAAGAATTGTCTATAGATAACCAAGTCAGCTCGACAGAGGAATGCCAAAAGAGCAGTCACTTCCAGCCTATAGAGAGGCATTCAACCAGGCCCAGTCCTCCAACAGCAGATTGTCTTGATAGTCAAGTAAATCATTTAGATAACAATCTCCAGCCTAGGATGCACAGACACAGTGCCCCTGAAAAATTACTTGTCTCTCAGTTGCACATGATTGAGCTCTCTAGTGAAAAGAGTGCACATTCCATGTCCCCTTCTAGTCTGTGGTCTAATCCTCTGCATCCAAGGGAGGAAATAATTGAAGACGGTCTGGCTGTAGCTcagggtaaatggggagggagCAGGTGCTCCACACCTGGTTCACTGACCACTTCAGAGCTAGAAGAACACAGGGTAGATGGAGAGCCATTTGATTCAGGACAAAGACTTACTCCTGTCCAACATGTTTGGGGAAGATCTGCCAGTGTTCCAGGTGAAACTATAGGAAATGGATTTGCTGGGTCTGGACCCTGCATCGACACCCAACTTCATGAGAGAGGTTTTGAAACCATTAGTGCTGCATCTAGTATGGACACTCTACTCGAGAaccaggaagaaggagaaggCAAGGGAGATGATGGTGAAATTTCAAAGCCTCCTCAAAAGCGGCAGTTTCGTTCCTCAAAGTCTCGCCGTCGAAGTGAACGTTTCGCAACTAATCTTCGCAATGAGATCCAGAGGAAGAAGGCTCAGCTACAAAAGGGCAAAGGCCCAGGTGGTCTGCTATGTGATGGTGAGACTGTAGAGGAAGAGGATATAGAAGAAAAATCCCCAGTGGATATGCCAACTGTCCATCAACACAAGACCCAAACACAGACTagtcaacacaacagctttcaGAATTTTGGTCTATCTCAGGCCAGAACAATTGTTTCCAACTCAGTATTTCCAGGCAGATGCTGTGGAACAAATTCTGCAGACTATTCAGGGAGCAGGATTGAAGATATCCATCTTTCACAGGATGAAACCCATGGTATTCAGTCAGCTGAGGTAAacagacctgtgtgtgtgagtgtggttgAAGAGTTGGCACCACCAGGTAAAGCCAGACGTTGGCGTTGGACACCTGAGCACAAACTGCAACCAGAAATGAAACCGATTGAAACCAAGAAGAATAGTGAAGGAACAGTACAGTCTTCTTGGAATCTTGGAACAACAAGGGGAAGGGTTGGTTCTTCAGGTGGTCGCTGTACCCGAGCTGATGATTGTGACATCCCACCTTTTGCAGACCGAAGAAAGTTTTTTGAGGAGACTAGCAGAAACCTGAGCCAGTCTGTGACCAATCTGGCTGGCCTTACCAGTCACCGCCAGAGACAAGACAAGcatgggagaaaaaaagaccCAAATTCCCCAGAACCCCTTGAGTCAGTCCCTAATCTTGGACACAGGAGGTTTTCTTACCAGGGTGGAATTAATGATGGAACTTCAGTCAATTCATTTGATACTAGAAGAAAAATAGTACAGCAAGCGAGagaccaagagagagaaaatacacTGGAAAGAGAATGGGAGAAGGAGAAACAAAGGGAAAAAGAGCGAGAAGAAGAGCTGCGTAAAGAACAGGAGAGATTACAGGCATGGGAAAAGGAACAGGAGctggagaggaagaaagaaagagaaagaaaggaaactgAAAGAGACCGCCAGAGAATGCAACAGATGGAGAAAGTCTGGGAAACCAGTACAGATCGCATTTATGCAGGACATGAGCTTAACAATGCCACAATGCTACCACCTTTGCCACATGATAACCTAAAACAACCATTTACAACCCAAACGCTAACCCTGCATAATTCACATTCTGACCATTTTCATAATAAGCCCAACCCTGCCATCCAAAAGCCATGGTCAGCTTTTCGGCCTGTAAATAGCCAGCAATATCAATCTGACCAATACTGTCTATACCCTGAATACAAGGCCAGGAGCTGCACTCCAACAGAGGTGAGTTTGGGTTTGGTCAGTAATATTAACACATTGAAGCGTACACCAGCAAACTGTTTTAATCCCTGTAATATATGGAACAGAGCAGACTTGTGATTTACTGAGGCCAAATGTTGGGAAAGAGCCACTTGCCTTAGGACCTTAGCAGCCAGCCAACAATAATATTGGATATGATTTATGCTTTGAGAATTGTTGTTCCAGCCTAGCATCTACAGGAAGATACATTAAAAGAAGGTTTATCTGccacaattatataaataaatgatgccTTTTTGAAGTATATATCAAACCTGGGCAAGGAAGTAATATGAAGCCCTTTGTTTCAAACTGAACTAAAGGTTACCATTAAGGTTTCTATTAGCTTAAAAAATTAACCCATATTTTTTTAGACagaataaacaattatatattatgtcTTCATTTCTGAGGcctaaaaaaagataaagtccACTTAACTATATTGAGTCGCAgctttttaattagattttgcATTGTGCCTCAAGTATTAAGAAAATTATAGCCTCCAAACATGTTGCTGTTTTGAGTCATTTGTCAAATGTCTTTCACAGACTTTTCCTGTGCATGAGCTGGAACAAACAAAACTAAGGAGGAAGTTTAGCCTGTCTGAAAGGTATGTTTACTTCCTGTGTTCACAGACTGGTGGTTTCGAGCAGtgttttcttgtcattttttactgtttcttgTGTTTTCAGTTCATTTGACTTGAAATCTAACTATTAAATTGTGCATTTATTAAGATTCCCAATGGTTTTATACACAGTACAACAGTTTCCTTTAGAAGGTAAGCTATTCATCATGActcattttctttgtctttagGGACTATACTCAGAGTAGACAAGATTCAAGACCAGGAGAAGTGGGTCGGGGATTTTGCGGTCAGTGGAACAACAGACGGAATTGCAACAACGAAAATCAGCCCATGATGCCATCAACACTTACAAACCGCACCATGTCTGAAAATGACATCCGCATGGAGACCAAGTGTCTTCGTAGCCATGGGGCAGCTGCTACTAATAATAGCAGAATGTCTTCGTCCATCGTCAGAAAACTGGATGAGAATGTTGTATCTgtaacaaagaagaaaaaaggaccTCCTCCACCTCGGCCACCACCCCCAAAGTGGGAGCAGTTTCATAAGAGACGGGCATCTCAccacagtttattctcttcccATCCTGGCTCTTCTTCCCAGCTCCAAGCATACACACCATGTCCACCCACAGCCCTAGAAATGACTCGTCAGCGGTCCTACAGCCTTCCTCCGAGGGACGATTCTGATAGTCGTCAAGCTCTGCTAAACCCTGCCTTAAATAACAGAGCTTTTAAACCTGTGGTGCTACCTccaaaagaagaagacactCCCAGAATTCAGCACTATGATACAAAAAGTTCAGATACATCGACACCCTTAAATGAGTCTACTCAAAGGTATGAAAATTTGGACTTTAGGCAGCGATTGCTGTAGGGATGGCTACAAAGATCAGCTGTTCACATCATAGCCATGAAAACCACTAAGTAGCAATGCTAATAACATAGCTGAATATGCTGGTCTTTGTTGGTTATGAAAATGTCATTTTACAAAATTTCTacataagaaaaacaaatatcaGAATTAGAATTTGTACTGCTGTAAGATGTCATTGTTATGAGTAGAGGCTGACAGGggaaaaaatctaattcaaCACCAGTTGAAACTGGAAACTTGATTAAACCCCGTTTTGTTTTGCCATAGTAAAACTGCAGTTTAGcgggggttttttttcttctgagcAACATAACTGTCACTGTAATTGTTATTGTTTAAGCACCTGATAAATTGTAAAGTTTCTTACCATGAATGAACTCACTTGCATCTTAATGTTCTGTCTCATTTCAGACATTCTGAGCAAAAATTATCCCAGTCTTCAGATCAGTACAGACCAGCTGTGGTGAAACCAGTAATTTATAAGCATAGAGCGGAGTGGGACTTGACTTCTTCTCACAACTACACAGCCGGCAACAGTTCCAGCAATTTGCCAGTCCCCACTTTGGAAAATAGCTCTTGTACTGGACCTGTCTACCCTGAGTCCTACTTCACAGTCAACTACAACCAGCAGCATTTACAGAATCAGCCTCAGCAAATATGCATAGCAGGCACCACCATCAAGACTGTGGAAGCTTCTACCCCAAATCTATTTCCCAGCGAAGATCAAGCCTTGCCCTATGAGACCGACATAGATGAATTCCGTGAAAACGAGGGGACAGAGGTGGAGCAGCAAAGGCAAGCAGAAGCCAGGACAGAGATGCAGTGTTTTGCACAGCCAGTGACGGTGCTTGAAACAGACATTGACAATGTGACTGAAGAAGAGGCTCCATCATCTGGGCTAAACAGAGGGCAAAGGACGTCCATCGTAGACACTTTATTGGAAGAGGATTGTGGCAGAGCTGGAAAGGATCTTATGGGAGAACTGTTCCCTCACTACACAGGAAATGGAGCAGAAGGTTGGAGAGGAGGCAGTGTAGTGAGTGGAGACCTGGTGGAGAGGTATGACCTGTTTTACtggcatttgtttttttgcctaAAATGTGAAGTTTGTAATGGGATTTGTCTAAGCAGAGGGGAACGGTAGGTTTTGCAGTGTTTTGCCACTTGTTTTGGTTGcttaaaatgaatatttatttctctaGGTCTTCTAAACAGAGCCCACAGGGCTCAACCTCTCCCAGCTCTAGAGGATTTGTCAACACAGCTCAGCTTCTTAATAAGATGCCAAACTTCTCAGAGATGagagaggaggatgaagagctAAATTACAAGGTTTGGGCTGGTTTACATTGATTCTATGTAGTATGTAAGCTGAGGAAAAAGCAGAGAGAGTTTCTAAGTTATCCGCTTGTAAAGGCTCCTTCGTTTCTGAATTGCAACTTTTCTTATCCGGTTTGCAGAGGCAGCTAATGGAAAGCTTGCGTAAGAAGCTGGGTGTGTTGCGGGAAGCCCAAAGAGGTTTGCAGGAGGACATTAGAGCCAATACTCAGCTCGGTGAGGAGGTGGAAAGCCTGGTGCTGGCCGTCTGCAAGCCAAATGAGGTGGACAAGTTCCGTATGTTTATTGGAGACCTGGACAAAGTGACGAGTCTTTTGTTATCGCTGTCTGGCAGGCTGCTCCGAGTGGAGAGCGCTCTGGATTGTCTGGACCCAGAATCAGGACATCGTGAGAGGGTAAGATGTGGGTGGTGGAAGAAAAATATACATGTGTAATGTTTTTCTGCCTTATTAGATTGTAGTTTCTTTTCAGAGTTAATTAATACTAGTCTTTATATTTTCAtggatatatatacactatattgccaaaagtttgtggacacctggtcataagtatgctATGTGCTgtttgagcattgcatttccacatttagtcctaatttgtgccactcgtctgggaagatgttccacaagagtttggagtgtggttgtgaagatctttgctcattcagacacaagggtgttgataaagtcagatactgatgtaggtcaggTGAGAAGGCCTttggtgcagtcagagttccaattcatcccaaatgttttcattagggttgaggtcaaaactctatagcatgagatcttccactccaaaccatgcaatATCAATATATTTGTATCTTCattgagtttgctttgtgcacaggggcattgccatgctggaacaggtttgggtctcctagttcaagtgaagggaaaacttcaTGCAACTGCACCCAAAGACacccaatacaattgtgtgccttcagctttgttataacagttttggaaagaaccacatatggctgggaaagtcaggtgtcctaatactttgtccatatagtgtatcttctTATACATTAGTGAGGATCACTCACTATtgctatgcttttttttttttttttttatggtactCTAGCTCCCCCTCTTGGACAAGAAGAAGCAGCTCCTTGCGCAGCTGGCTGAGGCTCAGGAGCTGAAGGAGCATGTGGATCGGAGGGAGGAGGCCGTGGGAAGGGTGCTTGGTCGCTGCCTGACTCCAGAGCAAATGCGTGATTACAGCCATTTTGTGAAGATGAAGGCAGCACTGCTGGTAGAACAGCGACAGCTGGATGACAAGATCCGGCTAGGGGATGAACAACTCCGCGGCCTGAAGGAGAGCCTGGGTTTGGGATACGGCCCTTACTGAAACTCGAAGCAAAGTACAGGGGGTTCgcgtgtgcacacacaaacGAAAGTTTCCCATGAAAGAAAACCTTTGACTGTATATGAATGTATTTGATAAACAAACCTGCAACAGAGACAGTCAGAGACGTCTGATAAGCACAAGTGCAGTGAAATTATCGGCTGTAGTATCAGCTGAggctttgtggcaacagtttgctACTCCTTCACACAGCAGCAATACTCTTTgttgagaaatcattaacactAAGCGGTAAACGACCTCAAAATCTTACTCTAGGCCACATGACGGCGTGTACgcgtgtgaatgtgtgcatCTCATTAATATCAACTGAAAACCTGTCCACgcactgctatttatttatttatctcttaGCAGAAAAAACTTGAGTAATGTTGTTCTGTTTACTGAGATATGGTCACCTTGAATATCAGCAAATTGAGCACTAAAAACTTTTGGCCCATTTATCATCacatttaatgcattaaaaGGAGAGTTTTTGCTCGAAAAACGAAGCAGGAATCGTGTTTAAACAGTCACATCACTCTGTTAGGTTCAAACTGGAATTTGCTTTGTTATGAAAGTGTTCTTTTGTATATCGTCGATTGAAGACACCCACCTTTTCTTCATGTGCGTTCAATCTGCATGCATCCATTATTCTGCGGGTATTTCTGTTCTTTTCAGACATTAAAGACATATCTGTGCCTTTTTTCTCATTATGAAGTGCTTTACTGCATTTATTCATAAGCGAtatgcattgttttattttcctaaGCCAAAGATTACATTCATGTCTTAACACACGAACAGAAATATGGTGCTTATTTTGGACTACATGCAGTAGCCTAGTGTTTAAAGGACATTCTTGCTGTAGCTGTGTTTATTCAGTGCAGCTGTGTTTAACATTTTGATCATGTAAAACAGTTCTTACAGTCCATGTATTTAATGCTCATGCTTGCAGTGTTGCAAAagttatatgtaatataatgtatctttttttttttttcgttctgaCTGAGCAAACTGCTTTTTAATAGCCTTAATCCTcatttgaggaaaaaatgctgCTTAATTGAACAATTAAGAtgctgagggttttttttttttttttaaaccaacagttgattatacaatatattgttGGCCAAATTCTTTTTTCCGAACTGCCTTTCAGCGTTTAAGTGCCAAAGATGAATGTGCATTTGTTACAGGAAACAGTTAAAACCTATGTTgtatgtatacttttttttttacccaatgtAAATACTGCCTTCTTCTGTACGCTTGATCCTTTGTTGTATAATACCTTCGTAAATTTCTTCACGCTGGAAATGTATGAAAATATTTGGTTGAACTAGAAGTAATCAAATTCCCCAGTTTTTGGTTTGTTAAAAATCCAGTGTGGAATACGTACTATTGattatagtatataaatattttatgctatgtgcatgtgtgctttATTCCAAGTCATAGTTTTTTGCCTCATTGCAAACCAACTGTAGCATTCAGAAGGCAACTCCCATCTCTAGTTACCGAATTCATCTGCTGTATGCAGAAATGTTTAGAAAGATCGTTGATTTGCTACCAATGTTCCTCTCTTCCATTCAGCTGATCAATTATTTGATTGGGAAAGGGTCTAATCATATTCTTCTGCACGTGGTGTGATGTGTCGGTGCCCGATGGGCTGCTTTGAGTATCTCAGATGTCCTAGAAAAGCAATGAACCAAGTAAACTGGAAATCCTTTCACCCAAAATTTCAACTGTCCAGTTTCAGTCAACCTACGCTCACTGTAGCATCGGATTCCGGTTCTTCACTGCCCGAAGTGAAACACAAGAATTTAAACTCGACGCTTTGCAcattgagatgcttttctgctcatgtACTGTTGCCTTGCTGTCAGCGAAAACTAGTGTGTATTCTAATCTTTAATAACATATACAGCTGCTGCTCActt
Protein-coding sequences here:
- the shroom4 gene encoding protein Shroom4 isoform X2 — translated: MEKIEERGKAAECKKLRVGDELVNINGSALYGSRQEALILIKGSYRILKIIVRRRTVPLIHPQSWHVVKLSEASPVPGSAGSSDGPLAMQLHPTPFSVPWHSGGDSELSMPLGHLSRHYSTDRSSSVGSMESLENPPSQGYYESQISPIDPVIFNNKRDSAYSSFSASSNTSDYTVSLRTEENSSMDSLLQGFGPSCRFSEGHPNSVASGQEEFHCEVGILKSGTLPHKSEPKIRPSSYSYEEDKCGPPQPPTRKDSFRATRGLPEGLDKRCLSAPIGVSNLTCCTIEDPPHLRKALNGSVCLNGQENDQDLKGNKAEPYYTINSEKELSIDNQVSSTEECQKSSHFQPIERHSTRPSPPTADCLDSQVNHLDNNLQPRMHRHSAPEKLLVSQLHMIELSSEKSAHSMSPSSLWSNPLHPREEIIEDGLAVAQGKWGGSRCSTPGSLTTSELEEHRVDGEPFDSGQRLTPVQHVWGRSASVPGETIGNGFAGSGPCIDTQLHERGFETISAASSMDTLLENQEEGEGKGDDGEISKPPQKRQFRSSKSRRRSERFATNLRNEIQRKKAQLQKGKGPGGLLCDGETVEEEDIEEKSPVDMPTVHQHKTQTQTSQHNSFQNFGLSQARTIVSNSVFPGRCCGTNSADYSGSRIEDIHLSQDETHGIQSAEVNRPVCVSVVEELAPPGKARRWRWTPEHKLQPEMKPIETKKNSEGTVQSSWNLGTTRGRVGSSGGRCTRADDCDIPPFADRRKFFEETSRNLSQSVTNLAGLTSHRQRQDKHGRKKDPNSPEPLESVPNLGHRRFSYQGGINDGTSVNSFDTRRKIVQQARDQERENTLEREWEKEKQREKEREEELRKEQERLQAWEKEQELERKKERERKETERDRQRMQQMEKVWETSTDRIYAGHELNNATMLPPLPHDNLKQPFTTQTLTLHNSHSDHFHNKPNPAIQKPWSAFRPVNSQQYQSDQYCLYPEYKARSCTPTETFPVHELEQTKLRRKFSLSERDYTQSRQDSRPGEVGRGFCGQWNNRRNCNNENQPMMPSTLTNRTMSENDIRMETKCLRSHGAAATNNSRMSSSIVRKLDENVVSVTKKKKGPPPPRPPPPKWEQFHKRRASHHSLFSSHPGSSSQLQAYTPCPPTALEMTRQRSYSLPPRDDSDSRQALLNPALNNRAFKPVVLPPKEEDTPRIQHYDTKSSDTSTPLNESTQRHSEQKLSQSSDQYRPAVVKPVIYKHRAEWDLTSSHNYTAGNSSSNLPVPTLENSSCTGPVYPESYFTVNYNQQHLQNQPQQICIAGTTIKTVEASTPNLFPSEDQALPYETDIDEFRENEGTEVEQQRQAEARTEMQCFAQPVTVLETDIDNVTEEEAPSSGLNRGQRTSIVDTLLEEDCGRAGKDLMGELFPHYTGNGAEGWRGGSVVSGDLVERSSKQSPQGSTSPSSRGFVNTAQLLNKMPNFSEMREEDEELNYKRQLMESLRKKLGVLREAQRGLQEDIRANTQLGEEVESLVLAVCKPNEVDKFRMFIGDLDKVTSLLLSLSGRLLRVESALDCLDPESGHRERLPLLDKKKQLLAQLAEAQELKEHVDRREEAVGRVLGRCLTPEQMRDYSHFVKMKAALLVEQRQLDDKIRLGDEQLRGLKESLGLGYGPY
- the shroom4 gene encoding protein Shroom4 isoform X1, translating into METVEQLVTFNHIHVELNGGAPWGFTLKGGLEHGEPLIITKIEERGKAAECKKLRVGDELVNINGSALYGSRQEALILIKGSYRILKIIVRRRTVPLIHPQSWHVVKLSEASPVPGSAGSSDGPLAMQLHPTPFSVPWHSGGDSELSMPLGHLSRHYSTDRSSSVGSMESLENPPSQGYYESQISPIDPVIFNNKRDSAYSSFSASSNTSDYTVSLRTEENSSMDSLLQGFGPSCRFSEGHPNSVASGQEEFHCEVGILKSGTLPHKSEPKIRPSSYSYEEDKCGPPQPPTRKDSFRATRGLPEGLDKRCLSAPIGVSNLTCCTIEDPPHLRKALNGSVCLNGQENDQDLKGNKAEPYYTINSEKELSIDNQVSSTEECQKSSHFQPIERHSTRPSPPTADCLDSQVNHLDNNLQPRMHRHSAPEKLLVSQLHMIELSSEKSAHSMSPSSLWSNPLHPREEIIEDGLAVAQGKWGGSRCSTPGSLTTSELEEHRVDGEPFDSGQRLTPVQHVWGRSASVPGETIGNGFAGSGPCIDTQLHERGFETISAASSMDTLLENQEEGEGKGDDGEISKPPQKRQFRSSKSRRRSERFATNLRNEIQRKKAQLQKGKGPGGLLCDGETVEEEDIEEKSPVDMPTVHQHKTQTQTSQHNSFQNFGLSQARTIVSNSVFPGRCCGTNSADYSGSRIEDIHLSQDETHGIQSAEVNRPVCVSVVEELAPPGKARRWRWTPEHKLQPEMKPIETKKNSEGTVQSSWNLGTTRGRVGSSGGRCTRADDCDIPPFADRRKFFEETSRNLSQSVTNLAGLTSHRQRQDKHGRKKDPNSPEPLESVPNLGHRRFSYQGGINDGTSVNSFDTRRKIVQQARDQERENTLEREWEKEKQREKEREEELRKEQERLQAWEKEQELERKKERERKETERDRQRMQQMEKVWETSTDRIYAGHELNNATMLPPLPHDNLKQPFTTQTLTLHNSHSDHFHNKPNPAIQKPWSAFRPVNSQQYQSDQYCLYPEYKARSCTPTETFPVHELEQTKLRRKFSLSERDYTQSRQDSRPGEVGRGFCGQWNNRRNCNNENQPMMPSTLTNRTMSENDIRMETKCLRSHGAAATNNSRMSSSIVRKLDENVVSVTKKKKGPPPPRPPPPKWEQFHKRRASHHSLFSSHPGSSSQLQAYTPCPPTALEMTRQRSYSLPPRDDSDSRQALLNPALNNRAFKPVVLPPKEEDTPRIQHYDTKSSDTSTPLNESTQRHSEQKLSQSSDQYRPAVVKPVIYKHRAEWDLTSSHNYTAGNSSSNLPVPTLENSSCTGPVYPESYFTVNYNQQHLQNQPQQICIAGTTIKTVEASTPNLFPSEDQALPYETDIDEFRENEGTEVEQQRQAEARTEMQCFAQPVTVLETDIDNVTEEEAPSSGLNRGQRTSIVDTLLEEDCGRAGKDLMGELFPHYTGNGAEGWRGGSVVSGDLVERSSKQSPQGSTSPSSRGFVNTAQLLNKMPNFSEMREEDEELNYKRQLMESLRKKLGVLREAQRGLQEDIRANTQLGEEVESLVLAVCKPNEVDKFRMFIGDLDKVTSLLLSLSGRLLRVESALDCLDPESGHRERLPLLDKKKQLLAQLAEAQELKEHVDRREEAVGRVLGRCLTPEQMRDYSHFVKMKAALLVEQRQLDDKIRLGDEQLRGLKESLGLGYGPY